In Gracilinanus agilis isolate LMUSP501 chromosome 1, AgileGrace, whole genome shotgun sequence, the sequence ACAAGACTCCTAAGAttgtgaaaatgaaatatataataacacCAACCATTTGGACTTGTTcgatctttcatttttttcccagggGTCTCTAATCCTATGGAAACTTGACATAGTAGCAATGCTTAGCAAATTAGAAGGCAATACAAAGCATGCCACTTTGTTCTTTTCTGAGAAAGAGAGGTATATGATAAAAATGGAGCTAAGCTTGAGAAATGGCAACCACCAACTGAACCTAGACCAGAAGCAGCCTTAGGGACTTTTCCAGATAAAGCAACTGTTATCATAAAATCTCTCACCCTAATGGTTTCTTCTGAACCCCTAAACCCACCTCCAAGAACTGACTATTAAACCCCTTCCCCTAGCTATATGTTTTTGAGcaataaaagcaaacaaactcCTATAGCTGGTGGGCTCCTTTCTTAGCAAAGGAGTTCTGTATGCATGCCATTCTGCTGAGAAGAATAACAAAGAGCCTCTTAGTCTAGTTCTTGGTGTCTCTCTAATTTAGTTAGACTGTGGTCTGTAGGGTCAGACACCCAGGAAGGTACAGGTTGACAAgatgtattattttctttctgtactGTATATGTTCTATCTATCTAAGATATGTGCATCTAAATGTGGGTTGTAGCTCATAAAGAGCCATTGATAGTTATCTCTGGAAATTTTCTGGCTCCCCTCCAAGAAGGTTTAAATTCTCACTGGGAGGAGAGTAGAAGAAGATAATACAAAGCTGATCACTATTCTCCTCTGAGAAAGAGGGGTACATGATTCAATGTAAAATCTGTACCTCCCACCACCAATTAATGTAGtggattgactttttttttaaggttcaaACAATTTTCCATATGGTTATCCTTAAAGGGAAAGGGTAATTCCTAAGCTTACATGCATAGGTTTGACTCCTTACTAGTAATGTTAGTTAGACTGAAGActataaaaatagtaaataatgaGTGATCCCATTTATCTAAGCAGATagcaaatagaaatcagagaagatttatattttggaatatatcaGAAAATATGCAGAATGAACTTTCTCTCATGAAGCTAGTAGAGGCCCCAATCCCATTCAAGAGGCAATTTCCTAAGGAAGATAAACCAGAAAtcagatatatttctttttaaaagtaatctGTGGCaacattcatccatccatccttctctctctctctctctctctctctctctctctctctcNNNNNNNNNNNNNNNNNNNNNNNNNNNNNNNNNNNNNNNNNNNNNNNNNNNNNNNNNNNNNNNctctctctctctctctctctctctctctctctctctctctctctctctctctctctctctttctcctctctctctctctccaactgtctacttctttttctcagtttctgtttctctttatctgtctctttgtgtgtctctgtatctctgtctctgcctctctctgtctctgtctccctcagtcTGCCTTTCTGTGTATGTGTCTCTCTTTAAGAAGGAATGAATGTCTCTTTTCTCCAAAGTTCTCCTGCCAACTCTACCCCCTCATATAGGCATGCAACATTGAGTTATCACTTTTCCACTGTTGAGAAGagtcttttgcaaatattatagGCTCAAAATCTGAATACCTCTTTTTTTTACAGAATAGATTTACAtcagaaataaaaacttttttcaaCTTCTACCATTTTTTTGATATGTATTATTcaaaaattaccttttttttgaGCAGTAGTGCAATATAGACCTGGATTTATGGTCTTTACTAGATGTATAACTTGGGTTGAATCAGATCACTTTTCTTGAGCCTGAGGATTTTAATCAGTAAAATGTGTAGATTAATACATGCACCAATTACCTCATGGGTTTACTTGCTAAAACTCAAAGTGCTAGAGAAATGTGAGATAATATTGTTTGGTTTAGGTTTGTGCTTGCTATTATTGCATGCAAGGAATGTAATGAATATCATGTGTATCACTGTGCAGATAAGATCATTAGAGTTCCAGTGACCCTGACTTCTATTCAAGTTCTAGAAGGATAACAACACTACTCAAGAGACTCTGCACTTACCTTATATTCTTCTAGTAAGGGCCTATGGATTCCTCCTCGTCTCTTTTCCCTCTGAGGAGATAGCATGCTTATCCTCAATACTGCCTTTGACATAGTGCTTAAATCTTTATGAACTAGATCAATGTCTTTGGCAATATAGCACTCTCAGCTGAACCCATTGTGCAAGTGACTTGGATTAGATGAAGCAAAGTTAATCAATTGTTAAGAGTCTACTATGAATCAGACAGTGTGCTGAGCATAGGAACACAAAGCAATGCAAAAACAGTCCTCGTCCTTAAGAACTTCACATTCTAATgtgggaagacaatacacaaaccACTATGCCCCAACAACATACATGTGTCAGATGAATTGTAGATAATCTTGGGGGAAGACACAAGTATTACAGCATTAAAGCAAATTAAGAAAGGCTTCTttgtagaaaatgagattttagctgatacttgaagaagccagagaagtcaaaatgggaagatgaggaaggaaagaattccaaacatcagggacagccagtgaaaatagaGTAAATAGAGTGGGGAGATGATGCAACAATATTTCTATCATCTGTAAAGCCAGTGATTGAGGATCACTTATTGCTGACCTGAAAGTCCTTCTGTATTTTAAACACAttctcaaatataaatataaataaaatggtgTTATTTTAAATCATATCTCTACTACATCTGATTAAATTGTCTGCCTCTAGGCTATGTGTCCTGTCACGCACATCAGGGAAAATGATGTCCTAAAAAACTTTTGCTACCAACGCTGATTTTGCTGCTCAATCGGGAATAGCATTTAATCCCATGTGATGTAGGATTATTGTGATCATACATTCCTCTGCTCTTCCTTAGTGTGTGTAGGTCTTTGCTCATTACCAAGAGATCTAAGTTTAGTGCTGATTTGCATCACTATGGAGATCCACAACAAAGAGTACCAGAAAGTATCTTTATTGGTTTTTAGAtgcattaataaaataattcaagaaaCCACACAGGAATATATTGGTTTCACTTGAAGAACTGAAAAATGCTGGGACATTTATCTCAGTAGCaactaaatacaattttttttcaaatagtcaatataataatgaatatgcATTCATTTGTTCATGTACTGTAGGGAATAGGGACTAGAGGCatgatttcattggaataaaGATCTCCCAGGTAAGGGAATTCCTTTAACAAATGCAGGTCCAACCTTTCTCTTCAGATTCTAATCTTAGTTACCTAGAATATGGATTGGCAAATGACAGACTGAGGACCAAATCTGGCCTGCATTTGTTTTTGTATAGCCTATGAGCTATGTATTCTTAAGAATGTAGGCAGGATTTGGTCCTTGTACCAAACCTGGCCCAGAGAGCtgataagattaagtgacttacccaagatgaCAAATCCAATATGTTTCAAAGGCAGGAAACTGAATTTagttcttcctggctttgaggacAGCTATCTGTCCAAGATTCCAGGCTTCTTTCCATGTGCTTTATGTATTATGACAAATGTACTATAACATAATCATAATGAACATGTAGGTTATGAAGTTATGCTTACTGATATATAGAACTGATAGATATATAGAAGCAggaggtaaagattttttaaaggagattaATTTGcctatctttcttttctcatgcCAAATGAAAATTgctacatacatttttttcaagaaCTTTGGCAATTGAGATTATGAGTGGTATAATACAGTTATTAATATGTAGTGGTATAATGTaaaaagcactagatttggagttagatgCTCTGGGTTCACATTTTGGTCTTTCTATTTACTGTGCATCTTAGTTTGGCCAAGTCACACAACTTCTAGGGCATATTGTTCTCattctataaaattaaaaggctgaactagatgatctctaaggttacTTTCAGTTCTGAAGTCTATAAActaataaaacattaatttcctGGGAAGATATTTTCTGTTACTGGATAACCTTGGAAAagtaagagatctttagagatagTTGGTATATTTGGGAAGCAGAGTGGTAGAGTGAAAAGGGCTAGAATTTGAATCTATGCAACATGAGTTCATATCCTAATATAGATCCTTATCTAGCTAGTGTAACCactggaaagtcatttaatctcttcagccttcctttcttcatatataaaatagtgTTAATAATAATACCAATCTCAAAGAGTTGTTATGAGTATAAAATGAGTTACTATATGAAAAGTATTTACAAACCTTAGAGCATTAAGTCtagtttataattattattattattcactccTTTACTTTAGCTATTGTTAAACCTAAACATTCAGACTATActattaacatatatatgtatatataaatatatatataatatataatccttTCATTGTTAGTTAATTATTTATCCTGTCATACTATCAATTCATTTTGCTACCATATCAAGTCAagctctctttatatatatatagtggatgtaatatataaatataatgattcTAATATGTCTTTTTAAAGTATGATTTTCCAGCTTGTTTAATCATCTTAAATTACAGTCTTCTAATCTCCAAACCAACTGTCTGCATTTGGATGAAAAAGACTCCAAGGTGCACACAAAAGTACCACTGATGCCTGATATAGAAAGATTCTCTTATCTGTGGCTTATAATGAGATACTTTTCTATAGGCAACACAAAGTCTCATTTGTTGCCTTCTCATTTTGTAAGATGGTATTTAATTTGCTGTCCACTATTGTCCTtggacctttttatttttttatctttactacttccaattatttttcttctactgAATATGTCTGTGTTtcagataattattttttatacattAGCTTGCATTTTTCAGATTCATGATCTTGTTATTTCTTGTTCAGATTTCtaaccttcctttctccttttgtatgACTGCATCACTCTCACTGGTTCTGACAGTATCTCTCATGTAGTAATTTCAATGATCTTAAAGTGTTCTTTACCTCTTCATCCAAACCATTATTAACTGccatatcaaaataattttaacactAATTTTGTTCTAATCAAAAATGAACTTCTGTAGATTGACATATTGTCAATCATTGCTACTATTGGAGTTATATCTTTCACTCTTTTCTATCAATCTGCATCTTTAAAACTGTTTTGAATTCCCCTTTCAATTAAGGAAGTAGAGTAGAAAAGTGACTCACTGAGATATTACTAATTAGTTAAATCATTccaatgatttccttttttcttccctttatcattgaaaattaatattaatcatAGGAGGCTTTGTGTTATCTGACCCAGTTCATCATCTGTAAGGACAGCAAGGGTTCATTCATTTCTAACAAATCTCCAACAAAcactattttatttgattctgttGATGATTTTGTCCTCTCTACCCTTCCCCTCAGGTGCTAATTTCAAATTAGCTTTCCCCCTTCTCACTAAGGACTAATTCAACAAGTGATTGTTTTTGGATCACAAACATTCACAGAGTCTAGTACCCAGGGATGGTAGGGATATGTCAAAAGAAAGATGAGTGATTATTTACTACTCCCTACCAATAGGTGGTAGTTGTGTTCTAAAAAGAAGCAGTCATAGAATTGAATTTATCCAGTcctgttttattaattaaaatctaCATTGCATGATATAACCATACTTCTATAAGTAAAGGAGAATTATAGCAGGAGATAAGAATCACAGtaaatagcagcaatgcaatgatccaagatatttctgagggacctatgagaaagaacactatccacatccagagaaagaactgtgggagtagaaacacagaagaaaatcaactgcttgatcacacggATTGATGGGGGATATGACTggaaatgtagactctaaactatcactctagtacaaatatcaataatatggaaatagatcttgatcaatgatacatgtaaaacctagtggaattgcccattggctatcatgaagatggaattaactctcctctgcccatttttagataAAATCACCAGAAGCTTatataccccacttatccttaagtgggggaggtctgtgacccacatgtgccaTAGTGGGTggcgaatcagaatcaactgactgccccctgggtagtcctaagcaaaactttagctataattggtccatgtaaagtgggaagaaggcacaggaagtgaagaaaggaaTGATCTTTAAAAGTGACAAGAACTCCCATCTTCATACTactggaggggagtgggaggagggcagggaaagaacataaatcatgtaaccttggaaaaattctcttaatcaattaagtaaaataaaaaagaagtataaaaaaaagaatcacaataAAAACGAACCTTTCTTCTTGATCATGGGGGGAAATCTATTGTTTAAAAAGCTTTAATTAATGCATCATTTGCttgttctgtgattttttttattgaagaaataaaatgcattcaattttttgtttaaaatatgataCATTTTGAGTAGATATATGCataatttattgaaaaataattatacaaCATAGGCTTTCAcgttttaaacatttataaaaatagacaggtaaaggaaaacaaaaaatggtAATAAGGCTCTAAGTTTATTTACATCTTGAATAGTTAACAAGTGAACTATTTTAGTTTTACagtttatatatacaatattctcaAATTATacattaattaacattttttaatttagcatAACCTTCACATGAACTTGCTGATAAATGTTGACCTCTCCACTGTACACCACTTAATAGAACTAAATAAATACTagtggaaaaatttttttaaataacttaaaaGATCTTACTATTTACTAATTGCTGTGTTTCAAAAACTTCATAActtttccataaaaattcttgctatgtcttttgattgttttatcaatattcctttaaaaagggTTCAGATTTAAGCTAAACATTTAAAGCCTGATTGAATTTATTCTTTCCCCATTAAAGGTATAGTCAGTCCCATAAAATGGACTTGTATAGTAATACAAGTGTACAGACTACATACATTTTGCAAGTATAGACTATACACCACACAGGTGGACTTTCACAATACAATAATTTCACTGGAAACACATTAACTTTATTCAAGTAACTTCATTTACcactgaataaaattaaaatgaatttgtcAAAGAGCACCTGACCATCAAGTAGGTTATTTAGCTACATTTCATCACTGTCATATTCCTCTATTgtgatctcttcttcctccatgaaTCCTTGAGCTGTAGCAGGCTGGGGCTGGCTGGCCGGTAGATCTGTTCCACTAGTCTGACTCGAAGGAAGAAATAATGATGTTTCTGCATCAGTCTCTGAAGTTTTGATTTTGTCCTTGTGCATAAGTATCTTTGTAGGTGGTGATCCTTCACGATTAGCCTCATCATCACTGTTAGAGTCTATCATTCCAGAATCCTTATCAGTTAGGGCTTCCATTTTCAATCTTCCAAAAAACCTCCTTAGGGGAAGCCTTCCAGCATCCTGGATAAAAGCAATCTGAGCTTGATTTCTCATTGGATTAGTTAGCATAGCCAGGTATGGCAAAAGCTGCGTTTGAAGACACAAAGGGGGTGAGCAGAAACTGGAAAAAAGTGACTTTGCTGCCAGGCAATTTTCATGATACTTTCTACTTATCAGAAACCACTGAGGTTTGTGCAGAGGTCGAAAACTTGCTCCTCCTCCTTGACAATAAGCAAAACCTCTGGATTTGTTGGAATGCATCACACCTCTTGTAGCTACAGATGCACTGTACTCCCCAAGAGTGGTCCTTGAATTCCAGTCACCATGGAGGATGTCAGCACAACTCATGTATTCACTGGCTCTCACAAGATCTTCTATTTCAGTGAAGAAATCTACATAGTTTTGGTGAAGGTATAAATTAAACAGCTCTCCAGGTATGTGTGCCTTTTCTACAACCTCCTCGGGTTCAACAAGTAACAGGTCCTGTTCATATTCTGACAAATGAGAAGGTAATCGAGGAAATTCCAATTCCGTTAGAGGTGTTCTTTTACAATATATCTTTCCCAAAGCTctgaaaagaaagagacaggCATCTTTGCCACCAATTGCCTGAACTTCTTGGTTTTCCAAAGTACTATCAGGTCTCTTTCTCTGCCTTGCTTTTGACAACAAGACATCTGATTTTAATGAAGACATCCCTTTTTTCCTTGACCAAAAATTGGTCTCCTCAGAATTACCTTTAAAAGAAGAAAGCTGGAGACTGTTTATTGCACTTCTTATATCACCAGAACATCCTTTACAAAGCAACTCTAAAGTTCTGTGATTTTGAAGAAGCCCTATAGCCTAttttggaccttagtttcctcatcaggtaAAATCAGGAAGTTGGATGAGGTGTTTGCTTTGAAATTATAGGATGCTATAGTAGTTTTAGTTAGTTTATATATGGCATGATACTCTTTGGGTTTAGAAATAAACTAGTAAGTCTGTATACTTACCACTATAGCTAATTAGGCTCCATTGGTGGTATACTTCCTGTTAACAATTATTCTGCAGATTTGCTCGTAtagcaaaattcttttttattcagaGGTCAAAGTAAGAACAATACCTGAAGTATTCCCCTCATTTACTTGGAGTTGATTTGGGGAGTAATTCAGTGAGTCTATATACTTAATAACACTATAGCTAACAAGCCCCAACTGGTATGCTTCTTATTAATTATCCAATAGACACAATGAGCCCTTTTAAAAGCAACATAAAAGGATATGATAAGAACAATAACTATAAATATCTCCCTTCATTGGAGGACACTTTTCCACCAATACATAAAACATCATGTTTGCCCTTCCTTTAGCTctgtcctttcctaaaaacacaGAAGAACGTCGGGGAGGGTTTTTTTTCTCTAACTAGATCAtagtggattaaaaaaattatcctgtGGATCAGATTTTGAAGCCTACCTTTCAGGTATCTGAGAGGAGGAATAGAGAAAGTGGAGATGTCCAATGACCGAACTGAGAAGTGATTTCTTCCTGAATAATTTTCATTGAGGATCAATATAAAATTGATGTAATTCACTTGTGTAGATAATCATTCCAGTTCTGGAAGTCAGGGAATTAACAATGGGCCGCTGATATATACTTTGGTCTTTGATCAATTTAGCAAACTATATTATTAGCAAAAATGGAGGCTTTTTTGCTTGTCATCTGTGGGCTTCTTAAAAACTTATGAAATGTTGGCACCATGTCTTAATGCAATTAATCATGATCCTACATTGAATATTGAGTAAAAAAGATACATG encodes:
- the LOC123250331 gene encoding cell cycle checkpoint protein RAD17-like, which gives rise to MAATFYRALMILKKVLAFTFGRTEITYPVLEQLVEHMKTPIEINKQNREGKDLDAKTIMQLEIIESAVTPKKAIGLLQNHRTLELLCKGCSGDIRSAINSLQLSSFKGNSEETNFWSRKKGMSSLKSDVLLSKARQRKRPDSTLENQEVQAIGGKDACLFLFRALGKIYCKRTPLTELEFPRLPSHLSEYEQDLLLVEPEEVVEKAHIPGELFNLYLHQNYVDFFTEIEDLVRASEYMSCADILHGDWNSRTTLGEYSASVATRGVMHSNKSRGFAYCQGGGASFRPLHKPQWFLISRKYHENCLAAKSLFSSFCSPPLCLQTQLLPYLAMLTNPMRNQAQIAFIQDAGRLPLRRFFGRLKMEALTDKDSGMIDSNSDDEANREGSPPTKILMHKDKIKTSETDAETSLFLPSSQTSGTDLPASQPQPATAQGFMEEEEITIEEYDSDEM